In one Diabrotica virgifera virgifera chromosome 5, PGI_DIABVI_V3a genomic region, the following are encoded:
- the LOC126885587 gene encoding 52 kDa repressor of the inhibitor of the protein kinase-like, giving the protein MGVIKEVCAFFHKSAKRTEVLKLTITECCPEQKKNKLISLCETRWVERHDSVLLFKELLEPVSLSLLKIEEESSDSAPKAHALGSSITQFQFLVNTFVLSHMLSKTHNLSENLQKKNLDLTQAVKNVSNVLDLLSKERENADNNFKVLYSQIQERADKLKIKEEVPRICRLQTARNNVPYSTQEEYYRRAVYLPYLDDFCNSLKERFESHKETVASLQNILPEFCIKTDFCALEPAFNSYEEDLSHKEVVESEFMLWKERWSQEKYENLPKSAVSSLEKCDQDFFPNIYVLLKLLAVLPVSVATVERSFSSLRRLKTYLRNSTSENRLNGLALLSIHRDFAITNEEVLDKFASVPRNLDFVL; this is encoded by the coding sequence ATGGGCGTGATTAAAGAAGTCTGCGCATTCTTCCATAAGTCAGCCAAAAGAACTGAAGTATTAAAATTAACCATTACTGAATGTTGTCCtgaacaaaagaaaaataaacttatttcttTATGTGAAACAAGATGGGTGGAGAGGCATGACTCGGTGCTTTTATTTAAGGAACTATTGGAACCCGTCAGTCTTTCCCTTTTGAAAATTGAAGAAGAATCAAGTGACTCAGCGCCTAAGGCACACGCTCTAGGTAGTTCTATCACTCAATTTCAATTTCttgtaaatacttttgttttgaGCCATATGCTGTCTAAAACACATAACTTATCTGAGAATCTTCAAAAAAAGAACTTAGATCTCACACAGGCTGTGAAAAATGTTTCGAATGTCTTAGATCTGCTTTCAAAAGAAAGGGAAAATGCCGATAACAACTTTAAAGTCCTGTATAGTCAAATACAGGAGCGGGCTGACAAACTTAAGATTAAAGAGGAGGTTCCTAGAATTTGCCGCCTTCAAACAGCCCGCAACAACGTTCCATACAGTACCCAAGAAGAGTACTATCGCCGAGCTGTTTATTTACCTTACCTAGACGATTTTTGCAATTCGCTGAAGGAACGCTTTGAGTCTCACAAGGAAACAGTTGCATCCTTACAAAACATCCTTCCAGAATTTTGTATCAAAACTGATTTCTGTGCATTGGAACCTGCTTTCAATTCCTATGAAGAGGATTTGTCCCATAAAGAGGTTGTGGAAAGCGAGTTCATGCTGTGGAAAGAAAGGTGGAGCCAAGAGAAGTATGAAAATCTTCCCAAGTCAGCCGTAAGCTCTCTTGAAAAATGTGACCAAGATTTCTTCCCAAACATTTATGTTCTATTAAAACTGCTAGCAGTTCTGCCTGTTTCTGTGGCAACCGTGGAAAGATCGTTCTCAAGTTTAAGAAGGCTAAAAACATACTTGAGAAATAGCACTTCGGAAAATAGGCTTAATGGGCTAGCGTTGCTTTCAATCCACAGAGACTTTGcaataaccaatgaagaagttCTTGACAAGTTTGCGAGTGTACCAAGAAACCTTGATTTTGTGTTgtaa